The DNA segment taactatttagctaaAGTGGATGGAGACAAAGTTAATTGTTTGGTTATTCTTGAAGATCCACCTCATTCTGTGAGAGGTCTACTGGAAGAGGATATCTGTCAATCAATAATGGATGATGATAGAAGATGTTAAGTCTATTTATTTAGACATGATTTAATTTATTCTTGTACCCAAAAAAAAAGTTACATGTAAAAGAAAATTGATGAGTAATGTAACTGAATGTTTAAATCATTAAAACAAACCTTTAATGATTcttaaaactcaaaaaaaaaaacccttcaaaAACAAATATTATATCCTATTAAtcctatttacttaaataataacaCTCAAAATCATAACCTAGTTTTTACTTATTTGCCCCTATTTACTCACCTAAGGGTTGAAAATACCTTTGACTACTTAAATCATACTTTCTAATATTTGCACACAAGTAGCAAAAAAAATCCTAGTACAACCCACTTTCGTTTCTTTTGATATGGTGAAAGAAGCCTTTCATTTCTTTATACAGTTACAAAGCACTCATTCttgatataataacaatataGGTTTGCAAAGACCGGGTAAGAGATTTGCAACGATATGGATTGGGGGTTGAAAAGGGGTTCAGTGGAAAAGacgagattttttttttgtaatatttttcaaaagaatttTGGATTACAAAaaagattttatattttaaaaatttctaaatattaatgagttttttccaaaaaatataaatgatttaaaaatattttttaaaattaaaagttttggtCCTACCAGGTGTCAAATAATCATTGGGCAAGACTTtttataaagaattataaaaaagttgttaattttgttttaaaaaatgtttgTCACGTATCAATCACGGGTTGATTGCCACATTAACATTCTGCAATGGAGTGGGGTAAATTAGTTGATAGAATGATTGTAAAGttgccaaaatgaaaaaaaaaacatattaaccttaatatatatattatatacatatatacatcaattatgtaataacttaaaatttttaatgttaggAATTCATATCGTACGATTATCGAGTACTAAAATCTTGAATATGTTGGTTAAgatgaattatttattaattaaatacgATATCTAGAAAGACTTTGGGAATTGAATTgaagtattttaataatttgatttttcattattatctgaaaatttgatttcaaaatcAAATTACTTAAATTGAGttgttcgaaaattttaaattgacaaGTTAACAAGGCAAATAGGATATTCATTgagtaattaattaaataagttgttAAATATGGTAAAGGGACTACATTGGAAGATGATTAAACTAGAGAGAATTTGGAGGGAGGTTGGGCAAGTCCTTATTATGTTAATAAACCATGTCCCAATGAGTAAATTACCCACCATTAATTTATGTTAGTGGGTTAAGTCACCCTTTACCGTTGATTTCCACTAACATTTCCATGGAAGAAATGTAACCAATTTGATTGTGATAATTactagattaaattaattaatatctaTTAAGGATTTATAAATAGAAATTTTCTTATCCAAcgttaattagataaatataattttttatcttaTGTGTCATTAAATGGAATTTTCCAAGAAAACTATTATATGTAAGCGTAACTTGTTATACTTAATTCTTGcatgtaatttatattattttgtgatttatataaaaaattaattttaaatttaatttataatttaaaatattttattattattaaaaatttcttaatgattgatgagatttgaatctaagtcaattacattaataaaattttgaatttactattcaaccaaagttttattttattatattttatatatttttattttaatatgtataatttattatCTCCATTAGTTGTATATCTACTATTTATGAAGCCTATAACTAAGTAGGTGTTACCCTCAACCGGGTCATCAATagtcaaaaattacaaaaatatcctttcataattaaaaaaaaaagttataatatttaagAGTATTTTAGTATcttcattttaacaaaaaccaattaaaacatGCATATTATTGGATTTGAAATCGCACCAATTGAATTACtaaaacattgaatttaccactcaaccaaaacttcattttttatatattttatacgtttttattttagtatacaatttattatctccatcagaattagtttcaaaccatatgtttaattatttattgaatgttacttttaaacaaaaatttgtgttttaaatatatGGTTTCCACACACATACGAGTGTGATAGAATTTTtagtattaataatgttgttaattgatttGATGTCACAAGTCTACTCCATAATAACTTACAATTGAATATaacaccatgataaacaattgtagtacatttaatattattaatctaatatatttttgtgtttaaatttggttttactcacaattgaatctaatttttttattttaatataatgcatatttcatgtgctattatgattaattagttttaaactatatgtttcattatttgttgcattttatttttaaacatttatcGATATTTTAAATCTACTATTGTGTGTGATAGGAtttctaattattattaatagtgGTAAGAAaaccatatttaaaatttaatttaaaaaacagaactcaatttaaatatatatataaaaaaaacagaaagtattttgtaacttaaataattatctcaaaactgaaattttcatatatatatatatgctcttgtagcattttttatataataaatatatataatatatatagttacATTTGAACATAACACGAATACTCAATATTGTTTACCTCATATTTTCTAACTCTAATCAGTTTTCGAAAAAGTTCAATTACCttgcaaaattttagtttttaaaaaatcaaattgaatctgaataaaatattaaatcgaATCTAATTCCATTGGATATCAATGTTTCTTAAAATCTTTAGAAcataatttttaagttattattactgatttatatataaattttttatttttattttataacaaatttaaaaaattaaattaaaagattagatttaaCTAATTATCCAACCGAATGAACCAAACCGAACCAAACCAAATACTACTCGTTTGTGTAGGCTATTAGTAATCCAACTGCTTAGCCAAAATCTGTGCAAGGCATTATTTGGAGACTTACAATATACATACATAGAGTTTATAATTACAACAAAAAACTTGCATTTCTTGCTAATTAATAGTTTAAAACATTTGATGGTACACTTTGTTATACTAAGCTGTCATCTAcaagattaaatttgtttaataattCCTGCAATTCATGCAGTGCGATCTTATACTGTTCCTCAGATTGTGCTCCCCCTTCTACAATCGGTACTGCATAGTTATGAAAGTGACTTTGCCGATAAACCGGGCTATACACATCAATGTCAGTGGAGCCTCGATCGACATGCTGAAACTTGAAATCTTTACACCAACGACGCAGTATGTAGCGCGAGGGAACTTCTTCAACACCATTATAATTAAGAACGTTCAAAGCATGCCTGCATAAATAACCTTTGTAGTTGAATAAACTGCATATGCATCGGATATCGACCTGATTAGTCTCAAACAAAACTTCGTAACTCCTAACCtccttctcatttccttcaatttcGACTCTTTCTTTAACAATGTATGTTACTATTGGCCCGTTTGCAGTCACCTGCCTTGTGTTGAAGCAAGAGTACATCCCCTCAACTTCGGATTGGAACTTATCGAAGATTTCTTTTGTGTACGCTTTAGAGAGCTGGACCTCGAAATTGCATCTTGTTTTTAATTCAAAGCTTGAGTTTTTTGACTGCACATCTGCTGTGGCTTCTTTTAGGTGTTTCCTATAAAGAGCTAAATCATACTTGTCAACAAATTCCTTGAAAGATGTATGCTTATGTACATAACCATCGAAAAATGCATTTAAACTCTCGTTTTCTCGAATTGGGATCATTCCGGAAAAAAATGTATCCTTTAGGTAAACCGGTACCCATTGCTTCCTTTCTTCGTACAAAGTTTGGAGCCACTTGTTATCGCCAAGTCCGTGCTTCTTGATCATTTCGGTCCAGGAAGTTTCGAACTCGATTATCTTTAAGGAGTTATAGACAGCTTTATTCAACTGCCTTTTGATTTCTTCAAATCCTCTCAATCCTCCCAACTTCTCTGGAACTCTCTGCATGATATACCACAAACAAAAACAATGACGAGCCTTCGGGAAAACCTCGGAAACAGCAATTTGCAAGGGTTTGCACTGGTCCGTAACAATAACCTGTGGTTGGTGCCCTAGCATGCATTTAAGCCATGCTCTAAAAATCCAGACAAAGTACTCCACTGACTTGTGTCCAAGGAAGCCACATCCCAATAACACTGATTGCCCGTGATGGTTCACTCCGACAAAAGAAATCAAGGGTAGTTCATATTTACTTGTCAAGCATGTTGTGTCAATTGCAACGGTGTCGGAAAAATAACCATAAGCGGCCCTGGACCTAGCATCTGCCCAGAAGACATTCTTCAACCAACTGTCGTCATCAAAATCCATCAAGTAAAAGAAATTCGGATTAGTCAACTTCATGCGACAGAAGAAATTATAAACAGCATATGCGTCGCCCTCTTTAAGTTCCAGATGTTTAGAGTGATCTGGTTGATGAATACCCTCTCTTTCAGAAACATTTGAGAATCCATTAGACACAGCATCCATGGCAGCAGTTCGATATAACTTGATGGTATGTATTTCTGTTACAGGTTCTGCTGGCGGTCGTGCCTTTCTGGCTGCAAGAATCATTTTCTTATGGGACTTGTAAAACCTTTTGATCTGTGGACTCACCTGGTGATTGTGTTCAAGCTCGACTTCAACTATTCTCCACCTTTTAGAGTCCACAAGCCTAATGACTACCATTGCAGGACAACCGGTTCTTGTTTCGGGTCTCGGGTTGTTGGCTTCACTCTTTTTCTTAAAACCTGCACTACTGCAGCTAAGTTTTGCTCTATAGCGCTCTTTCTTTTTGGTTCTAAACCACGAATTGCTAACTCTGATGCCAAAACCCTGTTCCTTAGCATAGATATTGTAATAGTCATAAGCTTCATCGAAAGAATCGAACTCCAAACCAATGGTCGGCAGAGGTGGTTCTTTCTTTGAATGTTTTGAACCAGTTTCATCATCATGTTCCACGGCACTGCAGTCTCCCTCACCCTCATACTCATCAACCATATCAAATACCGGCTCGCTATTGAGGCAAACTTCTTCCATCTGGAAAGAAAATGTACAAAATTAAGAAGCTCAACACAGACGATCCTGTATTAAGCATCATAGAAAGCAAAAGCACAATAAAATCCCAGTTCATTCAGCAACATGTAAGAAAATAACTTAAAACGCAATGAAATGGTATTGTATGTGCTCACAAACtacaaagaataaataataaagtacACAAAAACACAAAGCTTAACACTATTACAATAAACATACTGATGAAAACATAATAAGAATATTAGACAAAGCTAACCAAGAAAATCAACTATATCTAACTGTTCTTCTTGGACTGAACATGAAATAAAACTGAAAATCCAACTTAATCTTGGAGACTGGACCGATTTGAATGAGCTCGACTCATTGAAGAATATCATTTCCTTATCAATAAATGCTAATATCCAGTCACGCGTAGAACTACAAGGAATGCTAAAGACTTAGATCCCAGCAAAGAAAGTGCTCAATGGTTCAGTGGAATACTCAATGGTTTCTTTTCAAGGTACATAACATACAGAACAAATAAGGAAGTGCTCAGGCTGAATGCAAACAAGGGAGAAAAAGCTAAACCATGTAATCATACCTTCAACTCAAACTATACTGCTGTTCTTCATATTGTCCATGAAAAAGAATCACCTTCATCAGCTTTCCCATCAAACAATAATCGAGCAAATGATTCTGAAGCACTGAGAAGCCCATGGATTATCTACTTACAGGACAAGGTGACAAGCTTCCCCTCTAGCATAGTTTAACCCCTATAGCGCCTACAGCATCCTTTCACTGGAAAAAGAAAACGTAACCTTAACTCGTGCAGCAACCAATAAATCATAACAAACTAGCCACACCATAGGGTATTATAATCATATAGGTAAAATGCAAGACCTTATTAACGAGAAAATTTCACAAATGAAGTAGAATGGCCTTCCATAAGAGCAGCAACAAAAGAATAGAAAAATACAGAGCacttaaatttagaaaaaatcctTGCtaccaaaaaaagaagaaagtaaGAGACTCCCCACATTCTAATTCCTTTAGAGGAAAAACTTTTGTCATGACCTGAACCAGCTTGATGATCGTGTCATGAGGACACAAACCAGAGTTCTGCAGAGTGCATTCCTTTGCGTGTGAGGACGTGGGTTAGAATCTGCGGAGACACAAACCATGAAAGACCTATGCATATCCAGAGAAGATAATTCTGGATTATGCATCGCGGACCAACGAGACAAGTGGAATAATGACTTACGACTCAGTGGAATCGTGACAATTGGCAACCAAAATTCTGTAGAATGCTTTCCTTTGTGTGTGACGATCTGGGTTTGAATCTAATAAATATACATCTAAGAGTGAAGGTACCCAAAGAGACAGTTCCGGAGCATACATCACAATGCAGACCAACGAGCTAGGTGGAATTGATACTGAACTTAAAAGTCCGAAACTAGTATGAAAATGCATTTCCAAGAAATAAAACTACAGATGAATCCGAACATATAAATGGACCATAAAATCCATGCAATAATCCAGTAATACTATGTAAATTATCAGTAAGAAATCACCAAACAAGAACCTCGTTAATCTATAAAGCACAAAGGCGATCGCAACAAAACAAAAAGCAATTATGATCATTAAATACTTGATTATATAAAATTGTTACGACCCAAAGCAAGTAAACTGAATTTCCTGCACCTGTATTAATCTAATTTCTTTGTCAAAGATTAAATtactaattttaattataaagttAAAAGAGTTTTGAGCAtcataaatgatttattttccgTTTGGTTGCTGAGAAAACGTCATTGTTTCGTACCTTTGCCACACTGTTAGTACTCagtagtaattaaaaaaaatccaaaatttaaattataaaaaaaatgtatcgaaaattttcaagcttaatCGCTTGATTACTTCATTTATAAGTTTTTTACTTCATTTTagaaaccaaacaaaaaaaaagaagttccAAATCGCTGGAAACCCGAAGTCAACGTGATTGAAATTTTAAGcgaaaaggaaaatcaaaattgACGTTTTGATGAGTTGAAAATCGTAGATGATGATCTTACGATGATTCGTGGCGCTGAGGTGAGTCAGACGAGGAGACTCGGGGGGGGGGGCGAGGCGCTGAGTCCGCTCACTTACTGCTTTTAGAATTTGGCGTTGGGGAAAGGGAAATTGCGAGTCTCACACCGGGGATTACAGAGGTTTCGTAGATCTATCGGACTCGATGAGTTGACACGTGGGAACTTTCTCTTTTTCATGGTTAAGAAACTACAATGTATTGCGTGCACTGTGCTGCTGGGAGTTTGGTGACAACTTATGCTTAGATTAGATGGGCTACATGGCCGATATTTTTACATATGGTGAGATTGGTTaatgagattagaaacaatggttgTGTCTGTGCTTGGATTTAAACTTAGTTATAGCAATAAgatgagaataaaaaataatttataagaatattttattaaaaattatatataataaaaaaaatttaaattattttatttttataaaattattaaaaatatgtgaatttataaattcatttaataaaatattaaaatgtatcttctaatattttattataaatattttaatgaattatataatcaatttaaattattaattagataaaatgataattttttaaattatttttatagttagtaatttttttataacaatgataaatattattttcacaaataataatattatacttggattaaattttaaaatatctgaTCGGATGATTTTTAATACAAAAAGAATATAataacataagacataacaagtttcattaaTATTAGAAATTCGGTTACGATACAATGGTTGTGTCTGTGCTTGGATTTAAACTTAGTTATAGCAATAAgatgagaataaaaaataatttataagaatattttattaaaaattatatataataaaaaattttaaattattttatttttataaaattattaaaaatatgtgaatttataaattcatttaataaaatattaaaatgtatcttctaatattttattataaatattttaatgaattatataatcaatttaaattattaattagataaaatgataattttttaaattatttttatagttagtaatttttttataacaatgataaatattattttcacaaataataatattatacttggattaaattttaaaatatctgaTCGGATGATTTTTAATACAAAAAGAATATAataacataagacataacaagtttcattaaTATTAGAAATTCGGTTACGATACAAAATGTATTTATAAAGACGAATTCATTAAACCAGTTACAATGGTTTCCCTTAACGTCACGATTTTAAGGTCACCTTCACTAttagaagaactcgattcacCTCGATCAAAATGGCCTGAAGAGACAACATGTCAAATATATTCTCAAATTGCCAAAAATTctcatcatttgaccaagcaCGTCTTTGAATGCAATTATACaaaaccattgttgcaataactattaaaCTTGCTTCTTGATTGAATAACTTGGAATATCTATTAATATTGGCCGTTTTTTTCCACACTCCAAATGTTTGTTCAATCATAGAGCATAATGAAGAATGagcatgattaaagatttcttttctttttctaaatactcgacgaaaatcatataaattatatcgtTCCCCGTATATGGATCTAGAAAACCTGCCATTTGTGGATATCCTGAATCTACAAGATAATATCTTCctacaaaaaagtaaaacataatattaagtttaaaaataaattaaaaattttaatattattttatgtaaagattaattaaaaaaattaaacttgaaCCCGATGGAGGGTGGAAATTTTTTAACTCTTGCTTTCTAAGTGCTTGTAGAAAAATTCTAGTGTCATGTGTTGTTCCTTCCCAACCaagaaatgcaaaaataaagcacatATTGAAGTTACAACCtgccataatattttgagttgaTTCACCTTTCCGTCCGATATAAGTAATTTAACAAGAAGGCgaaatgcatgcttttatgtgTGTTACATCTATGACCCTAATAcaatcttttaaaataaatacaagtaatgagataaaagttagaaataatttatatttgaaaaatataaagactatGTAAATTTTACTTTAAAGTGAGACCAATATCTTATATCATGTCGAATATGATTCGGTACTTCCTCGAATTGACCTTCAGTGGgtttaatcatatatatttccattcgagcaaatatatgcaacatatcaataaaaattcgACAACAATTTTCTCGAATCTTTGAAATCGCTCTGTTGCATTcgaatttgattctctatttccaagaatgTACAATGATAATGTTAACTTCTCCATTGCCGATACTTTCCCATGCTTTAAGCCATAATTTGTTTGCAAATCATGCAATAAgctgtgaaatatattttttggcatcctaAACTATTCATGTAATCAACATAATGTCCATTTAATATTTTGTCCACCCACATTTGACCTATATAATTTGAATCCGTACAATGTTGTatagtgaaataagtttcatggtgtaccaatacactgcctaacacatattcttcctcttcatgataattgttgtgctcaacttgtgtaacaattgtggctattcttcgttgagcttcttcacttaattcaAGGATATtataattcatatcaaaactcttatacatattgttaaattcatccataacctgaaaaagtaatcaaatgaaaataaattaatattttgtgaGATTCTATACAACACAAAGAAACTTGAATAAAAGCataacataaaaataccaaacataaaaaagtatcatacattagttttacaCATAAAAAAGTAGTATAGTCATATCACAGTAATAACCCTAAGGAGCTTATGGTAGAGGTGGTTTATAGAATGGTTGGAAGGGAAATGAGGATGTTGCTACcaaggatgaaaatgatgcaattggattttgttcAACATACTCACCTTGAAGCCACCAAACCCCAACATCTAGATCTAAGTTCAAAACACCTCTAATTTCATCAACACTTGAAATATTTTGATGGCAAAATAGTAcaattcatcttcttcttttttttaatttcatcttcCAAAGCACACAAAGCATCTAttgcatttgaaatagtatattgagagtgaggaaaaatattttcattcactGAATTCCTTGGACTAGCCATACTCTCACATAACTTCTCAATCTGAGTAGTTAatgtatttcttgatgattttctacttgaacttgattttttttcctttatcgTATTCAACCCCAAGTGTCTACTTTCTCCAATTAGGAGTTTCATGAGAAGGGTTTTATGGTGCCTCATTAGAAGGAATACCCTCATTCTCATTACTATATATGTTCATCTGAATCACCAAATCCCTCATTAGGTGTATCATCTCCCATAGGAGCCCTGCTTGGAAGAACACCAAACGAAGGTGCCTATGCATGCTCTCTAGTGGCTACAATGTCACCAAACATTTGCCACATCAGCTCATTCAAATATAACTCAATTCATTTtttcttaaatcctttaaaatcaggattttcctatataata comes from the Gossypium hirsutum isolate 1008001.06 chromosome A06, Gossypium_hirsutum_v2.1, whole genome shotgun sequence genome and includes:
- the LOC107962920 gene encoding protein FAR1-RELATED SEQUENCE 6, with amino-acid sequence MEEVCLNSEPVFDMVDEYEGEGDCSAVEHDDETGSKHSKKEPPLPTIGLEFDSFDEAYDYYNIYAKEQGFGIRVSNSWFRTKKKERYRAKLSCSSAGFKKKSEANNPRPETRTGCPAMVVIRLVDSKRWRIVEVELEHNHQVSPQIKRFYKSHKKMILAARKARPPAEPVTEIHTIKLYRTAAMDAVSNGFSNVSEREGIHQPDHSKHLELKEGDAYAVYNFFCRMKLTNPNFFYLMDFDDDSWLKNVFWADARSRAAYGYFSDTVAIDTTCLTSKYELPLISFVGVNHHGQSVLLGCGFLGHKSVEYFVWIFRAWLKCMLGHQPQVIVTDQCKPLQIAVSEVFPKARHCFCLWYIMQRVPEKLGGLRGFEEIKRQLNKAVYNSLKIIEFETSWTEMIKKHGLGDNKWLQTLYEERKQWVPVYLKDTFFSGMIPIRENESLNAFFDGYVHKHTSFKEFVDKYDLALYRKHLKEATADVQSKNSSFELKTRCNFEVQLSKAYTKEIFDKFQSEVEGMYSCFNTRQVTANGPIVTYIVKERVEIEGNEKEVRSYEVLFETNQVDIRCICSLFNYKGYLCRHALNVLNYNGVEEVPSRYILRRWCKDFKFQHVDRGSTDIDVYSPVYRQSHFHNYAVPIVEGGAQSEEQYKIALHELQELLNKFNLVDDSLV